One Setaria viridis chromosome 3, Setaria_viridis_v4.0, whole genome shotgun sequence DNA window includes the following coding sequences:
- the LOC117847403 gene encoding uncharacterized protein, protein MEAPLLLPVSTAAATSSSSVDIDDITVDAAPAPPAAPSSTPPSTQSIVFRVVAVIAVACASLFAQHEAARGFGIDVVSAGGAGAGADGRRFDLFFVSNGRAERILLHASRGVERALFPDASFPRKEVRRVTVKMAGHNLTAGATVDAAAAPGEYVVSLSPALVSGTGTGADAADAVAAAVRRAVARMWLWDGRGAAPARVTEAMVEYLVSAAEVAASAPLSSSEEEDGEHRCMSARFLRHLEGQREGFVARLNRAMRDRWSDVAVDAALGAPARHACAAYRTATTSSSTGQQDPATTPLAASTSDATRGSSVAT, encoded by the coding sequence ATGGaggctcctctcctcctccccgtttccaccgccgccgccacctcctcgtcctccgtcGACATCGACGACATCACCGTCGACGCTGCCCCGGCccctccggcggcgccctcctccACACCACCTTCCACGCAAAGCATCGTCTTCCGCGTCGTGGCCGTAATCGCAGTGGCGTGCGCGTCCCTGTTCGCGCAGCACGAGGCCGCCAGGGGCTTCGGCATCGACGTCGTGAGcgcgggcggcgctggcgccggcgccgacggccgccGGTTCGACCTCTTCTTCGTGTCCAACGGCCGCGCCGAGCGCATCCTGCTCCACGCCAGCCGCGGCGTGGAGCGCGCGCTCTTCCCGGACGCGTCGTTCCCGCGCAAGGAGGTCCGGCGCGTCACCGTCAAGATGGCCGGGCACAACCTCACCGCGGGCGCCACggtggacgccgccgcggcgcccggcgAGTACGTCGTCTCCCTGAGCCCCGCGCTCGTgtccggcaccggcaccggcgcggacgccgccgacgccgtggccgccgcggtgCGCCGCGCAGTCGCGCGCATGTGGCTGTGggacggccgcggcgccgcgcccgcgcgcgtgACCGAGGCCATGGTGGAGTACCTCGTCTCCGCCGCCGAGGTAGCGGCGTCGGCGCCTCTGTCGTCgtcagaggaggaagacggggaGCACCGGTGCATGTCGGCACGGTTCCTGAGGCACCTCGAGGGCCAGCGCGAGGGCTTCGTCGCCCGGCTGAACCGGGCGATGAGGGACCGATGGAGCGACGTCGCCGTGGACGCGGCGCtcggcgcgccggcgcgccaCGCCTGCGCGGCCTACCGCACGGCGACGACGTCGTCATCGACCGGCCAGCAGGACCCCGCCACCACCCCTCTGGCCGCCTCCACGTCCGACGCCACCCGTGGGTCCAGCGTGGCAACGTGA